Proteins encoded within one genomic window of Candidatus Zixiibacteriota bacterium:
- a CDS encoding DUF4384 domain-containing protein, whose translation MFKRIAIKASLLIMALMIVVPQASSQSIAQSYEDPVGDDMIRYDRYLDVEIWTNHSDGDFYIGDKVVIYFRANRDAFVVLYSVDSRGRVNMLFPTDAGQDNYVTGGVTYTLPGSDDDFDLVISGPEGVENIQAIASRERIEIPDWYPESGLVCDWDDRHEFMDWVNARYFARYEGQKFAFDRSALYINEWEQQYFEPVYYPVYPSWTVCGNVYIDYPFGASIYVDGIFWGVAPLYIPRLYVGWHTITVYDHWRHCWEHDFHVTRFSTVVFDRSIVQPQPNVMSKYKEVRFSGYRDPVTNGYPKFAERKSAIIASSATTSRGKIVVNDKTINVNNGTNDDNNIEFAGTKNYVRGTTKLVETDRGYETAGITTDASDARIGSQAKYSSSSKTRTKSSVYDVSTGTKYSTSRSSSRGYNSNDSENDYSTSGKSRISTSTRSYDSDSQERTRSSSSGSNSDGYYQKKSGSTSSKSSASKEKIQTRTTTKTTTKTSTPAVKSSGESTKTTKTSTDGNSGKTNSGGSKSKGGGKR comes from the coding sequence ATAGCCCAGAGTTATGAAGACCCGGTGGGAGACGATATGATCAGGTACGACCGGTACCTGGACGTTGAAATCTGGACCAATCATTCGGATGGAGATTTCTACATCGGCGATAAAGTGGTGATTTATTTCCGCGCCAACCGCGATGCTTTCGTGGTGCTTTATTCCGTCGACAGTCGCGGTCGGGTGAACATGTTGTTTCCGACCGATGCCGGTCAGGATAATTATGTAACCGGTGGTGTTACTTACACGCTGCCGGGATCGGATGATGATTTCGACCTGGTAATCTCCGGCCCCGAAGGAGTGGAGAATATCCAGGCTATTGCTTCGCGGGAAAGAATCGAAATCCCCGATTGGTATCCAGAATCAGGTCTTGTCTGTGACTGGGATGATCGCCATGAGTTCATGGATTGGGTGAACGCTCGTTATTTCGCACGCTATGAAGGTCAGAAATTCGCTTTCGATCGCTCAGCGCTTTATATCAACGAATGGGAACAGCAGTATTTCGAGCCGGTTTATTATCCGGTTTATCCTTCCTGGACTGTCTGTGGTAATGTCTACATCGATTATCCTTTCGGTGCCAGTATTTATGTCGATGGAATCTTCTGGGGCGTTGCGCCACTGTACATCCCACGGTTGTACGTCGGTTGGCATACGATCACGGTGTACGATCACTGGCGCCATTGCTGGGAGCATGATTTCCATGTGACTCGATTCTCGACGGTGGTTTTTGACCGTTCGATCGTACAGCCGCAGCCGAACGTGATGTCGAAATACAAAGAAGTCAGATTCTCCGGTTATCGGGATCCGGTGACGAACGGTTATCCGAAATTCGCCGAACGTAAAAGTGCTATCATAGCCTCCTCGGCAACGACATCACGGGGGAAAATCGTCGTTAACGACAAGACGATAAATGTCAATAACGGCACGAATGACGATAATAACATCGAATTCGCCGGCACCAAGAACTACGTTCGCGGCACGACAAAGCTGGTAGAGACCGATCGGGGTTATGAGACCGCCGGTATTACTACCGATGCTTCCGACGCCCGTATCGGCAGTCAGGCCAAATACAGTTCTTCTTCCAAGACGAGGACCAAGAGCAGCGTCTATGATGTGTCCACCGGAACTAAGTATTCGACCAGCCGATCCTCGAGCCGTGGGTACAATTCGAATGATTCAGAAAACGACTATTCAACTTCCGGTAAGAGCCGTATCTCCACTTCCACTCGGTCCTATGACAGCGATAGCCAGGAACGCACTCGAAGCAGCAGCAGCGGCAGCAATTCTGACGGATACTACCAGAAGAAGAGCGGCAGTACGAGCAGCAAGAGTAGTGCGAGTAAGGAAAAAATCCAAACCCGGACGACTACTAAAACGACCACTAAGACCAGCACCCCGGCGGTGAAGTCCTCGGGTGAATCCACGAAGACCACGAAAACATCGACTGATGGGAATTCGGGAAAAACCAATTCCGGTGGATCTAAGAGTAAGGGTGGCGGTAAACGCTAA